TCCTCAGCTGGCTGGGGAGGGTTCCAGGTCTCAGAGCACACCAGCCCTGTGGCTCTGACCCTCTCCCCACAGAACGCCAGGCCCCAGGTACCAGGCGTCACACAAAGCCGCTTCGCGCAGGGTGTGGGGATGGCTGGGGCGGAAGCCCTCAGAGGACTGGCTGACTACGTTCAGGGTCTGTTCTCCGTCTTTTCAGGAAGACATCCATCAAGGAGTATCCGTATTTTCAGTACTGAGAGCCTCCTCTCCAGAAACTCTGACAGCCCTCCCTCCGAGTATGTGGTAAGAGTCAGGTGGAAATGGCAGCCCCCTCGGGAGGAATGACGAGTCCCAGGCAGAAGAGGCGAAGGGAGAGAGCTCTAGGTCTCAGGGCTCATTTCACTGCAGCAGCTTGCCTTCAGCCCTCCTCCTGAGGAGCGGTTAGTAGCCTGGGAAGACTAGCCCCAGGACCTCCCTACTGCCCAAGGCAAAAAATTGAGACAGgtcagagcagagggaagggttagctccgtggtagagtgcgtgcttagcatgcgtgaggtcctgggttcaattcccagtagtacattcattaaaaatacataaataagtaaacctgattaccacacacatgcaaaaaacattttaaaaagaaagaaagaaagatagaccCAAAAGCTTGGGTTTAAGAAAGGCACCAGGGCATGTGTATTCAAGAACATGGTGTTGGAActgaaatagattattttaacaGAGATATGATCATGTATGTTTCCAAAGGCATGTTGTCCCCTTCAAAGTAATGACCTTGGGAGAATACACACATATTCCAACAGTGCTGTTGGTGCTCAAAACACTCCTAAAACCCTGCTCTGGGAATTACTCCTAGGACCTGTGTTTGTTTCAGTTCTCCTCCAGAACAGAAGTGCTCGTAAGTCATTCAGCGCGGTAGCTGGTGTAGCAAGTGATCACATGGGGGATACCCTTTGAGGCTACAAGGGGAGTGTTAACATTTAATAACAATAACCTTGTGTGTCTTATAAGGGAGGAGACACGTGACAGTGTAGGTGAGAAGCACCAGGCACAGTAGAGGGACTCTTTTGAAGATCAGGATGCTTGTTTCCATAGATAAGTTCTCGTCTGCTTGCTGAGAGTCAGTTCCCTTGGTTCTGTGGCCATCCTTGGCCACTGATGACGATTCTTTTGTACCCAGCCTTTCTCTATCCAGAGACTTAGGTTCGATTACCATGCAGCCACATTCGCTTCCTCCTTCTCTTGCATGTCCCATCCTTGGGCTCGACTCCCGCCTCTAAGAATTCCTGAGGCAGCAAGACTAAGTAGCTGATAAAAGGCAGGGCAAAGGAAACCCCGTGGCAAAAGCTAGTTCCAGGACTTGGGTGGTCCCTGAggggatttttgcatctaatGTTTAGATCCCAAACTGCTGTAAGCCTGCAATCATGTTTGGCTTGTACTTTGCAGTGTTTGAAGGACATTTGGAATcagttgccaacatttaaaaatctaaaagatttCACGTGAAAGTCCAGATGTCCAGCCTTTCTTGAAAACTCAGAAGTTCTGGAAACATCAGACCAGCATTCCTGAACGGCCGTGATCAGCTGAGTCTGGGTGTCAGCTGCCTCTTTACTAATGACACCAagcattttttaagtgttttctttgTGCCAGGAGCCACTCTAAACATTTTACATGCGGTGATCCATTTACTTCTCACAAAAACCTCATGGTGGGGATATTattatgattatccccattttataagttAGGAAACCAGGGCACAGTGAGCTTAGGTAACTCGCCCAAACtcagcacagagaggtgaggccAGGACTTGCACCCTCAGTCTGAGCCCAAGCCTCTGCCTTTAGGTAAAGATGCGGTCGCCTCTCATGTGCTCTGGGGTGGCGGCAGGCTCTCTCCAGTTCATACTACTTCCCCCAGCTCGCCACTGAACCCCCACATTGTGGCCAAAAGCCAGTTGTGATTTATTATCACACTTACACTCTTGCTTTCCTTCAACTCAGCGCACTTCCCTCATACTTAGCATCTGAAGCCTTGCCGTCTGAGACCCCTGCTTTAGAGCTTTTCTCTGAAAGTGGAGAACTGAGTGGAGGAACCATTAGACGGAGCAGTCCtgggcaggaaagaagaaaggctttgtctgtatttctatttctgtcCTCTCACcggctttctcttcttcctcatagCCCTCCCGAGCAGGCAATGCCCTCCCCGTGCACGGAGCCCACGCTCACGCCATGGGGTACGCGGTGGGCATCTACGACAACGCCGTGGGGCACCAGATGCGTGGACACGCCGCTCCCCCCGCGCACTACGTCAATGTCAGAGCGCCCACAGGTTGCCCCAGCACTTCCTCAGAGGATTCAAGGGATTATGTCAATGTCCCCACAGCAAAAGAGGTTGCCGAGCATTCAGCCTCCACCAGCAGTCCCCCTGGGAGCCTCTTTGTCTTCTCAGGTGCCGAGGAGCTGGAGTTCActggagaaagaggggagggctgtgggaatgccagtgactgcaccagttttTGGTCTCCAGGAGCTGAGGACAGTGATCCACTCAGCGACGGGGAAGATTCTTCTCAGACCTCAAATGACTATGTCAACATGGTCGGGCTGGATCTCGGGGCTGTCCAAGGGAAGCAGCCCTGGGTGGCTTTTCAGTGCCGCAGAGATTATGAAAATATACCTCCGGCAGATCCCAGTGGCaaccagcagcaggaggaggaagacatg
Above is a window of Camelus ferus isolate YT-003-E chromosome 23, BCGSAC_Cfer_1.0, whole genome shotgun sequence DNA encoding:
- the LAX1 gene encoding lymphocyte transmembrane adapter 1 isoform X2 → MIDKRGSLEGEAAAGEAPVRMEVTTQTLSEIRGRTSEPSTLQVTLGGLDRAKDQSSNIFSGFAGLLAILLVVAVFCILWNWNKRKKQRVPYFRVTVMPLLTLPRPRQRAKNIYDLLPRRQEELGRHPSRSIRIFSTESLLSRNSDSPPSEYVPSRAGNALPVHGAHAHAMGYAVGIYDNAVGHQMRGHAAPPAHYVNVRAPTGCPSTSSEDSRDYVNVPTAKEVAEHSASTSSPPGSLFVFSGAEELEFTGERGEGCGNASDCTSFWSPGAEDSDPLSDGEDSSQTSNDYVNMVGLDLGAVQGKQPWVAFQCRRDYENIPPADPSGNQQQEEEDMTSSNADQVASRTDGPRTHTQPVTESGSLLALKDCVACQSSAQSEKSQMEPGGELSDEDSNDYENV
- the LAX1 gene encoding lymphocyte transmembrane adapter 1 isoform X3, encoding MPLLTLPRPRQRAKNIYDLLPRRQEELGRHPSRSIRIFSTESLLSRNSDSPPSEYVPSRAGNALPVHGAHAHAMGYAVGIYDNAVGHQMRGHAAPPAHYVNVRAPTGCPSTSSEDSRDYVNVPTAKEVAEHSASTSSPPGSLFVFSGAEELEFTGERGEGCGNASDCTSFWSPGAEDSDPLSDGEDSSQTSNDYVNMVGLDLGAVQGKQPWVAFQCRRDYENIPPADPSGNQQQEEEDMTSSNADQVASRTDGPRTHTQPVTESGSLLALKDCVACQSSAQSEKSQMEPGGELSDEDSNDYENV